In Chitinophaga nivalis, a single genomic region encodes these proteins:
- a CDS encoding helix-turn-helix domain-containing protein — protein MKIFLLSFSEGACCLLALLLCFHPLRQNPAANRWLALFMLAMNLAFTGVYLEVTGLAATYPYVLKWIYSTEFLLGPLLYISTLFFVHPAKTFGRRDALHCLPFVVYAVAELLIFHRSSTIILHQLFEVGDTVVILRDLLPLLLLGYIIASGRALIKHQQQVQLIAADTEKIDLRWLQHFLLILAVICFFWINDALFGWPVVLAVIPFVYAVAVFFLAYFAVRQGAVFAFQPAVMEEIAVMVEAPADAAPVRPPRLSDDALAELSRRLTQLMETDKIFLDNELTLPVVAEKLGVTIHDTSYLINQATGSNFYHFVNRYRVEEAQRLLLSAQAETWNMLGIAFAAGFNSKTTFNTAFKKWTGLSPTDYLKQQQKGKV, from the coding sequence ATGAAGATTTTCTTACTGTCCTTTTCGGAAGGGGCTTGTTGTCTGTTGGCGTTACTGTTGTGTTTTCACCCGCTGCGGCAAAATCCGGCAGCCAACCGGTGGCTGGCCCTGTTTATGCTGGCAATGAACCTGGCATTTACCGGTGTTTACCTGGAAGTAACGGGGCTGGCAGCTACCTATCCCTATGTATTGAAATGGATCTACAGTACGGAGTTTTTACTGGGGCCTTTGTTATATATCAGTACCCTGTTTTTTGTACATCCGGCGAAGACTTTTGGGAGACGGGATGCCCTGCATTGCTTGCCTTTTGTTGTTTACGCGGTAGCGGAGCTGCTGATTTTTCATCGCAGCAGTACGATTATACTCCACCAACTTTTCGAGGTGGGAGATACAGTCGTCATCCTCCGGGATTTGCTGCCATTGCTGTTACTGGGCTATATTATAGCATCGGGGCGGGCACTGATAAAGCATCAGCAGCAAGTACAGCTGATTGCTGCGGATACAGAAAAAATTGATCTCCGCTGGTTGCAGCATTTCCTGTTGATATTGGCTGTCATCTGTTTTTTCTGGATCAATGATGCGTTGTTTGGGTGGCCGGTGGTGTTGGCTGTTATTCCTTTTGTGTATGCGGTAGCTGTGTTTTTTCTGGCTTATTTCGCCGTAAGACAAGGCGCAGTATTTGCTTTTCAACCGGCTGTAATGGAAGAGATAGCGGTCATGGTGGAGGCGCCGGCAGATGCTGCGCCCGTGCGGCCGCCGCGTTTAAGCGATGATGCCCTTGCGGAGTTATCCCGCCGCCTGACGCAGCTGATGGAAACAGATAAAATTTTCCTGGATAACGAACTAACCCTGCCGGTGGTGGCAGAAAAATTAGGTGTCACCATTCATGATACTTCTTACCTGATCAACCAGGCTACCGGCAGTAATTTTTATCATTTTGTGAACCGGTACCGGGTGGAAGAAGCGCAAAGGTTGCTGCTGTCTGCCCAGGCAGAAACCTGGAATATGCTAGGGATTGCCTTTGCTGCCGGGTTTAATTCAAAAACCACTTTTAATACGGCATTTAAAAAGTGGACCGGTCTGTCACCTACAGATTACCTGAAACAACAACAAAAGGGGAAAGTATAA
- a CDS encoding alpha/beta hydrolase: protein MKRLLSLLLLISGYAQSQHKGTIQTDTVVSIALAHNITHENVNRPVTIYLPPSYARSDKRYPVLYLLHGIGDDHQNFVDNNGRFNTIQELMDTAIAVHRMPEMIIVMPNEKTNRYGSFYTNSAATGNWEDFTVQELVAYIDTRYRTIAQAASRAIAGHSMGGYGAILLAMKHPDVFGTTYGMNSAFIGPCGEFNTNNPQMKAFVLAKTVQDYDTLFARKQYVAVGTLTVAQAFSPNLSRPPLYIDKPFKMQGHRLVINPPVYQQWLRHDVVRLVKKYRANLLKLRGLKFDTGIADEYQFIPLNNLAFSRQLTAFRIPHIYEAYNGDHRNRLWGLEGRIYTEVFPFIAAHIAY, encoded by the coding sequence ATGAAAAGATTACTTTCCCTGCTGCTGCTCATCAGCGGGTATGCGCAATCCCAACACAAAGGCACCATACAAACCGACACTGTGGTGTCCATTGCCCTGGCGCATAATATCACACACGAAAATGTAAACAGACCCGTAACGATCTATCTGCCACCCAGCTATGCCCGCTCCGATAAACGTTACCCGGTTCTTTACCTCCTCCACGGTATCGGGGATGATCATCAGAACTTCGTGGATAACAACGGCCGGTTCAATACCATTCAGGAATTGATGGACACCGCTATTGCGGTACACCGTATGCCGGAGATGATCATTGTAATGCCCAACGAAAAAACAAACCGGTATGGCAGCTTCTATACCAACTCCGCGGCCACCGGTAACTGGGAAGACTTTACGGTGCAGGAACTGGTAGCCTATATAGATACCCGGTACCGCACGATAGCACAGGCAGCCTCCCGCGCGATCGCCGGCCACTCCATGGGAGGTTATGGCGCAATCCTGCTAGCCATGAAACATCCGGACGTTTTTGGTACTACCTATGGGATGAATAGTGCCTTCATTGGGCCCTGTGGGGAATTTAACACCAACAACCCGCAGATGAAGGCATTTGTACTAGCCAAAACAGTGCAGGATTATGATACCCTTTTTGCCCGAAAACAATACGTGGCAGTAGGTACACTGACGGTAGCGCAGGCTTTCTCCCCCAATCTTTCCCGTCCACCGCTCTACATCGATAAGCCTTTTAAAATGCAGGGACACCGGCTGGTGATCAATCCGCCGGTTTATCAGCAATGGTTGCGGCATGATGTGGTAAGGCTGGTGAAAAAATACAGAGCCAATCTGTTAAAATTAAGAGGACTGAAATTTGATACCGGCATAGCAGATGAGTATCAATTCATTCCCCTCAACAACCTGGCCTTTTCCCGGCAACTTACCGCCTTTCGTATTCCACATATATATGAAGCCTATAACGGCGATCACAGAAATCGCCTATGGGGATTGGAGGGCAGAATTTACACGGAAGTATTTCCCTTTATAGCAGCTCATATTGCTTATTAG
- a CDS encoding amidohydrolase yields MKKTGYCARYLICTWLLLLFHSGYAQDTSALIFYTAGGKILTMTGNQPTYVESVVVQHGKITYAGSKAHALRYKKAHANMRPVQPGEVLMPAFIDAHGHVVQDATTADLTDLSPAPYGTVNDIPAIQQAIQDTIRKSPTDTAIIIGIGYDDSRLKELRHPTKTELDVISAAHPVYVAHVSGHMGVANSKLLHLLGFDIPGATVPGGVIVKDGDGKPLGLVMENAHIAVLLFIQKHSAAPDPAKVMQSLLRSEKKWFSYGITTLCEGRADPNAINLVRTANQQGLLSGDFIVVPDYDLNRYQLPALKPYYNKYDGHFKIGAIKFTFDGSPQGRSAWLSQPYLNPPLGELPGYAGHPIYHHDSAYQFVKSVFQLGMQVHIHCNGDSAIHEGLHLIDTLKDFVQKDMINVLIHSQVCRPDQVPLFKKYNVMPSWFPTHCYIWGAWHRDSILGPARAAHISPLKQGLDNQVLFTIHTDAPVTPPDLLTAVYSAVNRRTYKDNQVLGPDQVISAYEALKAITINSAIQWGEANTKGTIEVNKRADLVLLKGNPLTDDQRYIKIIATFKDGQKVYGK; encoded by the coding sequence ATGAAGAAAACCGGCTATTGCGCGCGCTACCTCATCTGCACCTGGCTGCTATTATTGTTCCATAGCGGGTATGCCCAGGATACCTCCGCCCTCATTTTTTATACTGCCGGTGGTAAAATCCTGACCATGACCGGCAACCAGCCCACCTACGTAGAGAGTGTAGTGGTGCAACATGGTAAGATTACCTATGCCGGTAGCAAAGCACACGCACTCCGGTATAAAAAAGCACACGCCAACATGCGGCCGGTACAACCCGGCGAAGTACTGATGCCTGCCTTCATTGATGCACACGGCCACGTTGTGCAGGATGCCACTACCGCCGACCTGACAGATCTTAGTCCGGCGCCGTATGGCACCGTCAATGATATTCCGGCTATCCAGCAGGCCATACAGGATACCATCCGGAAAAGCCCTACCGATACCGCTATTATTATAGGCATTGGCTATGATGATTCCCGGTTAAAAGAGTTGCGGCATCCGACAAAAACAGAACTGGACGTCATATCGGCGGCACATCCTGTTTACGTGGCGCATGTCAGCGGCCATATGGGCGTAGCCAACTCCAAACTGCTCCACCTGTTAGGGTTTGATATTCCCGGCGCTACTGTGCCCGGTGGCGTTATTGTCAAAGATGGCGACGGAAAACCACTGGGGTTAGTGATGGAAAATGCCCACATCGCCGTATTGCTTTTTATACAAAAACATAGCGCGGCCCCTGATCCTGCGAAGGTGATGCAAAGCCTGCTGCGTTCGGAGAAAAAATGGTTCTCCTATGGCATTACTACCCTCTGTGAAGGACGGGCAGATCCCAATGCCATTAACCTGGTTCGCACGGCCAATCAGCAAGGATTACTGAGCGGAGATTTTATCGTAGTCCCGGATTATGACTTAAACAGGTACCAGCTGCCTGCATTAAAGCCCTACTATAATAAGTATGATGGCCACTTTAAAATAGGCGCCATCAAATTTACCTTTGACGGGTCGCCGCAGGGCAGGTCTGCCTGGTTATCTCAACCTTATCTAAATCCGCCACTCGGCGAGCTGCCGGGCTATGCGGGGCATCCCATCTACCATCATGATTCTGCCTATCAATTCGTGAAATCCGTCTTTCAACTAGGGATGCAGGTACACATTCACTGCAACGGCGACTCGGCCATACACGAAGGCCTACACCTGATCGATACCCTGAAAGACTTTGTTCAGAAAGATATGATCAATGTACTGATACATAGCCAGGTTTGCAGACCCGATCAGGTGCCGCTGTTCAAAAAGTATAACGTCATGCCCAGCTGGTTTCCTACCCATTGTTACATCTGGGGAGCATGGCACCGGGATAGCATACTGGGGCCTGCCCGCGCGGCGCATATCAGTCCGTTGAAACAAGGGCTGGACAACCAGGTGCTATTCACGATTCATACCGATGCCCCGGTTACGCCGCCTGACTTACTGACCGCCGTTTACAGCGCAGTGAACAGACGTACCTATAAAGACAACCAGGTACTCGGCCCCGATCAGGTAATCTCCGCCTACGAAGCATTGAAAGCCATCACCATCAATAGTGCGATACAATGGGGAGAAGCAAATACGAAAGGCACCATTGAAGTCAATAAACGTGCAGACCTGGTACTACTGAAGGGCAATCCCCTCACGGATGACCAAAGGTATATCAAGATAATAGCCACTTTCAAAGATGGCCAAAAGGTATATGGCAAATAG
- a CDS encoding SRPBCC family protein — MHSVIEKKITIHAPVTSVWQSLTTIPFMIKWMGGADFQLRITTTWEIGSPMLIKGFHHVAFENKGIVLAYTPERELRYNFLSSLSRLSDDAAHYTEIGFVLVPQEEQTELLLTLSNFPTEEIYQHLNFYWNTTLVILKKQLEQGA, encoded by the coding sequence ATGCATTCCGTCATCGAAAAAAAGATAACGATTCATGCGCCTGTGACGAGCGTATGGCAATCCCTGACAACTATTCCATTCATGATAAAATGGATGGGTGGCGCCGACTTTCAGCTCCGTATCACCACCACCTGGGAAATAGGCAGCCCTATGCTGATAAAAGGATTTCATCATGTTGCCTTTGAAAACAAAGGAATCGTGCTGGCCTATACGCCGGAGCGAGAGCTGCGTTACAACTTTCTAAGTTCTTTGTCCCGGCTGTCAGATGATGCGGCGCACTACACGGAGATCGGGTTTGTGCTGGTACCGCAGGAAGAGCAGACGGAGTTGCTATTGACACTATCCAATTTCCCTACGGAGGAGATCTACCAGCATCTTAATTTTTATTGGAATACCACATTGGTCATTTTAAAAAAGCAGCTGGAGCAGGGCGCCTAA
- a CDS encoding leucine-rich repeat domain-containing protein, which produces MEGTLLHYKGQQLTAFPRELLQHKHITNLNLDDNQLAVIPEWIVEMTQLKVLYLNNNRLTDISLLTQLPSLEILQLDNNQITHLPDSIAQMKHLKRLYANGNQISHLPDALCALPQLNTLLLAKNNITTLSPQLSNLTQLDTLNLFQNQITDIPESIGQFPLLKYLQLSQNNILHLPDSIGQNKQLSNLQIFSNQLQEIPSGLKEATALQYLRIGDNHIKRIENIPDTIRQLSIYANPVDYIDPCILELFTQDTQEKRYNYLYVDRLQYEAFNQELQTISPQQLKKADLSSGQIYWEDYKDMPIALIQKWGLQRSKDTDTFH; this is translated from the coding sequence ATGGAAGGTACCTTATTGCATTACAAAGGGCAGCAACTCACCGCATTTCCCAGAGAGTTATTACAGCACAAACATATTACGAACCTGAATCTGGATGACAATCAATTGGCTGTGATCCCGGAATGGATCGTGGAAATGACACAGCTGAAAGTATTGTACCTGAACAATAACCGGCTGACAGACATCTCCCTGTTAACACAACTGCCATCGCTGGAAATTCTCCAACTGGATAATAACCAGATTACCCATCTTCCCGACAGTATTGCTCAAATGAAGCATTTAAAAAGACTGTATGCCAATGGCAATCAGATCAGCCACCTCCCCGATGCCTTGTGTGCATTACCGCAATTAAATACCCTATTACTGGCTAAAAACAATATCACTACCCTTTCCCCTCAGCTGAGCAACTTAACACAACTGGACACGCTAAATCTCTTTCAAAATCAAATAACGGATATACCGGAAAGCATTGGCCAGTTCCCCCTGCTGAAATACCTGCAGCTGAGCCAAAATAACATCCTTCATTTACCGGATAGCATCGGGCAAAACAAACAATTATCCAACCTGCAGATTTTCTCCAACCAGTTACAGGAGATCCCATCCGGATTAAAAGAAGCCACCGCCTTACAATATCTGCGTATCGGTGACAACCATATCAAACGGATCGAAAATATACCGGATACCATCCGGCAATTGAGCATCTATGCCAATCCTGTCGACTACATCGATCCTTGCATATTGGAGTTATTTACACAGGACACCCAGGAGAAAAGATATAATTATCTATATGTAGACCGCCTGCAATACGAAGCCTTTAATCAGGAGTTGCAAACTATTTCACCACAACAGCTTAAAAAAGCAGACCTTTCTTCCGGCCAGATTTACTGGGAAGATTATAAAGATATGCCCATCGCTTTAATACAAAAATGGGGGTTACAACGTAGCAAGGATACGGATACCTTTCATTAA
- a CDS encoding TonB-dependent receptor, producing the protein MKFFLCKAITHLQQQWSRMICLTIIIGMAFPVLAQEAAPRLITITFQQQSLTDCLDKITAQTNIRFYYEGHALQQIAKKHTAVYTRQPLAAILKTLLDGSGFSWQEVNQQIIIKQAISSPQEKTPPKKAAGKITGKITDAENGQPVIGATIRISNKGTITGIDGTFDMTLDPGNYTALVSSLGYGSKEVNDIAIKDNQLFMLPISLKRNKGQLAGIVVKASARKESVQSLLLRQKNAAEMTNGISAEQIGRTPDKNIGESLKRISGVSSVDNKFVVVRGITDRYNAAVLDGTALPSTEAQSRNFSFDMIPSNLVDNVVVSKTVTPDMNTSFGGGLIQINTKDIPVENFMSLGIGTSYNDQTTGKPFLSHQRGKYDYLGFDDSRRSAPDNLLVTNPVMTGPGTIRGDENLSKTEFQERINAQSRRFTHDNYTLYQYPGAPSQNYQFSLGRLISLDTAKGYKMGFTAALSYRNTQSNTVFSDYHRGKWANEYNNNGNAYGFNTTWGALLNIGIQVGKHRFSVRNTYTHMFDNDLVRTLGYVNDQQDQMAIRPPNIRENDNPVFTSLLQNKLAGQHQLGNIKLEWDVARTSIKREEKAIVNAEQLPRLIEGQYIYLYYPGHYSEPRVPPLSSQFYENHESHYTWSMAGTLPFELAGTRNTIKIGFYGNRKKGGFDWQILPFTNSSSQMDPGLVYLPVKEMQRPENMHINGYSYQMWYKDRYAGDSRNDAVYFMFDNRLGEKLRLVWGVRGDYYKYTEINNPILPGTISTFTPKPEPEWRWLPAANLTYSITPEINIRSSWSIAVVRPELMDNSKFYRYSPYLDGTIENGGLSSTRISNYDVRAEWFSALGETFSVSGFYKYFDKPIELSQAVNANIFYQIANSEWAKVYGLEVEWRKNLHFIGAKDWLKYFTFFGNATLQKSEVEAKFNPMAAADKEVISRLKRPMSGQTPYLINAGLQYQAARLGFNAVYNKSGRKTYVVASEARLIDYEMPRSQVDVQVSYKWFNNKMLVKLNAANLFNQPSAFYKNQADVHAVKEPGYQPGTSDNYEAGEQKTFSRFYGRTYSIQLNYNF; encoded by the coding sequence ATGAAATTTTTTTTATGTAAGGCCATCACACACTTACAACAACAATGGAGCAGGATGATCTGTCTGACGATCATCATCGGTATGGCTTTCCCGGTGCTGGCTCAGGAAGCAGCCCCCCGGCTGATTACCATCACTTTTCAGCAACAAAGTCTGACAGATTGCTTAGATAAGATCACAGCGCAGACCAACATCCGCTTTTACTACGAAGGACATGCACTGCAGCAGATTGCTAAAAAACATACGGCTGTCTACACCCGGCAACCGTTAGCTGCTATCCTGAAAACATTATTGGACGGCTCCGGTTTTTCCTGGCAGGAAGTGAATCAGCAGATCATTATCAAACAAGCTATCTCTTCCCCGCAAGAGAAAACACCCCCTAAAAAAGCAGCCGGAAAAATTACCGGAAAAATTACGGATGCGGAAAACGGGCAACCCGTTATTGGCGCTACCATCCGTATCAGCAACAAAGGCACCATCACCGGTATAGATGGAACATTCGATATGACTTTAGACCCAGGTAACTATACAGCCCTGGTAAGTTCCCTGGGATATGGCAGCAAGGAAGTAAATGACATTGCCATAAAAGACAACCAGCTTTTTATGCTCCCTATCAGCCTGAAAAGAAACAAAGGGCAACTGGCAGGCATCGTAGTAAAGGCTTCCGCCAGAAAAGAAAGCGTACAGTCGTTATTGCTCCGCCAAAAAAATGCAGCAGAAATGACCAACGGGATCAGCGCAGAACAAATAGGCCGTACTCCCGACAAGAACATCGGAGAAAGCCTCAAACGTATCAGCGGCGTAAGCTCCGTAGACAATAAATTTGTAGTGGTACGTGGTATTACCGACCGTTACAACGCCGCCGTGCTGGATGGCACGGCTTTACCCAGCACCGAAGCACAAAGCAGGAACTTCTCTTTTGATATGATTCCTTCCAACCTGGTAGATAACGTAGTCGTGAGTAAAACCGTCACACCGGATATGAATACCAGTTTTGGCGGCGGATTAATCCAGATCAATACGAAAGATATACCCGTTGAAAATTTTATGAGTCTGGGCATCGGCACCTCTTATAATGACCAGACTACCGGCAAACCATTCCTCAGCCACCAACGCGGTAAATATGATTACCTGGGATTTGATGACAGCAGACGGAGTGCACCGGATAATCTCCTGGTAACAAATCCCGTTATGACCGGCCCGGGCACCATCAGAGGCGATGAAAATCTTTCAAAGACCGAATTCCAGGAACGGATAAACGCACAAAGCCGCCGTTTTACGCACGATAACTATACGCTTTATCAGTATCCCGGCGCCCCCAGCCAAAACTATCAGTTCAGTCTGGGAAGACTAATCAGCCTGGATACCGCGAAAGGATATAAAATGGGTTTCACTGCAGCCCTGAGCTATCGCAACACACAAAGCAATACGGTTTTCAGTGATTATCACCGGGGGAAATGGGCCAATGAATATAATAATAACGGGAACGCCTATGGGTTTAATACCACCTGGGGGGCCTTGTTAAATATAGGTATACAGGTAGGCAAACACCGCTTTAGTGTGCGTAATACCTATACCCATATGTTTGATAATGACCTGGTGCGTACCTTAGGTTATGTGAATGACCAGCAGGATCAGATGGCGATCCGTCCGCCCAACATCCGGGAAAATGATAACCCGGTATTTACCAGTCTGCTGCAAAACAAACTCGCCGGACAACATCAGCTGGGCAACATTAAACTGGAATGGGATGTAGCGCGCACCAGCATCAAACGGGAAGAAAAAGCCATCGTTAATGCAGAACAGCTACCCCGCCTGATCGAAGGACAATACATCTACCTATATTATCCGGGCCACTATTCCGAACCCAGAGTACCTCCTTTGTCCAGCCAGTTTTACGAGAATCATGAAAGTCATTATACGTGGAGTATGGCGGGTACCCTGCCTTTTGAACTGGCAGGTACACGCAACACGATTAAAATAGGTTTCTACGGCAATCGCAAAAAAGGAGGTTTTGACTGGCAGATTCTCCCCTTTACCAATAGCTCCAGCCAGATGGACCCAGGGTTGGTATATCTGCCTGTAAAGGAGATGCAACGGCCCGAAAACATGCATATCAACGGGTATAGTTATCAAATGTGGTATAAAGACCGTTATGCAGGAGATAGCCGTAATGATGCTGTGTATTTTATGTTTGATAACCGGCTGGGAGAAAAACTACGGCTTGTATGGGGAGTACGCGGAGACTATTACAAATACACGGAAATCAACAACCCTATACTTCCTGGTACCATCAGTACGTTTACCCCTAAACCTGAACCTGAATGGAGATGGTTACCTGCTGCCAATTTAACCTACAGCATCACACCTGAAATAAATATACGCAGTTCCTGGTCTATTGCCGTAGTACGCCCGGAGCTGATGGACAACAGTAAATTCTACCGGTACAGTCCTTATCTGGATGGTACCATTGAAAACGGTGGTCTTAGCAGTACCCGTATCAGCAACTATGATGTACGTGCCGAATGGTTTTCTGCGCTGGGCGAAACCTTTTCCGTGAGTGGGTTTTACAAGTACTTTGATAAACCGATAGAACTGAGCCAGGCAGTCAACGCCAACATCTTTTACCAGATCGCCAATTCTGAATGGGCGAAAGTATACGGACTGGAAGTAGAATGGCGTAAAAATCTGCATTTTATTGGGGCCAAAGACTGGCTGAAATACTTCACCTTTTTTGGTAATGCTACTTTACAAAAGTCAGAAGTAGAGGCAAAATTCAATCCGATGGCAGCCGCAGATAAAGAGGTCATCTCCAGACTAAAACGCCCGATGTCGGGCCAGACACCCTACCTTATCAATGCAGGACTGCAATATCAGGCGGCTCGTTTGGGTTTCAATGCGGTA
- a CDS encoding DUF4180 domain-containing protein has translation MNIVAHQTGNSQAAEVVAEGILIHNPDDALQVMMDLAYQDFDKIILHEENIIPDFFDLKTGVAGEILQKVSNYKLRLVIIGEFAKYPGKSLRDFIYESNKGKQVNFLDSLTQAIERLSK, from the coding sequence ATGAATATAGTAGCACACCAGACCGGAAACAGCCAGGCGGCAGAAGTAGTGGCAGAAGGTATCCTGATTCATAATCCTGATGATGCATTGCAGGTAATGATGGATCTTGCCTATCAGGATTTTGACAAGATAATTTTACACGAGGAAAATATTATACCTGATTTTTTTGACCTGAAAACGGGTGTGGCAGGGGAGATTCTCCAGAAAGTATCCAACTATAAATTGCGCCTGGTGATCATTGGCGAATTTGCAAAGTATCCGGGTAAGAGCCTCCGGGATTTTATTTATGAAAGCAATAAAGGAAAGCAGGTCAATTTCCTGGATTCGCTGACACAGGCGATAGAACGACTGTCGAAATAA
- a CDS encoding RNA polymerase sigma-70 factor encodes MHALAWQRKLVHLTAMRYTELTDRELLERIKCDDIPAFETLYRRMWESLYLFAFRRLKSKADAEDVVQQVFMNIWENRATKNITGSFSNYIFTAVRYEVIDQLTAMLKDQQQLAHIQTHILPDFNEALENLLAKEMDKEIAQHIQQMPAQMQKIFRLSREAQMTPEEIAKTLSLSEKTVRNQLSMAVSNLRPLVKESLVLLLLLQA; translated from the coding sequence ATGCATGCACTAGCATGGCAGCGCAAATTGGTGCATCTTACTGCTATGCGCTATACCGAACTCACCGACCGGGAATTATTGGAACGTATTAAATGTGATGACATCCCCGCATTTGAAACATTGTACCGGCGTATGTGGGAATCGCTCTACCTGTTTGCTTTCAGGCGACTCAAAAGCAAAGCAGATGCAGAAGATGTGGTACAGCAGGTATTTATGAACATCTGGGAAAACCGGGCCACCAAAAACATCACCGGCTCCTTCTCCAACTATATTTTCACCGCTGTCCGTTACGAAGTAATAGATCAGCTGACCGCCATGCTGAAAGACCAACAGCAACTGGCACATATACAAACCCATATCCTACCCGACTTCAACGAAGCCCTGGAAAACCTGCTGGCGAAAGAAATGGATAAAGAGATCGCGCAACATATTCAACAGATGCCGGCACAGATGCAAAAGATTTTTCGCCTCAGCAGGGAAGCACAAATGACGCCGGAAGAAATAGCGAAAACCCTTTCGCTGTCGGAGAAAACCGTCCGGAATCAACTCAGCATGGCCGTTAGTAATTTACGCCCGCTGGTTAAAGAGAGCCTTGTTTTACTGCTCCTTTTACAGGCATAA
- a CDS encoding Crp/Fnr family transcriptional regulator — MRLPPQMVAIFSTIGPLTDAFLQDISQMMEPVYIPKKTQWLSNGKICRQALFLEEGLLYSSYEETKYTATTWFMKENEFVISVESFLRQKPSTETITALEDCVAAGLSYEHLKQLLTRHPCFQHIYTHLIEHYYIQSEKRAFNLRKREATDRYKFLLQHHAEIIQRVPLSLIASYLCINLETLSRIRSKI, encoded by the coding sequence ATGAGATTACCACCACAAATGGTAGCTATCTTTTCAACTATTGGCCCGCTGACAGATGCCTTTTTGCAAGACATTTCGCAGATGATGGAACCGGTGTATATACCTAAAAAAACACAGTGGCTATCCAACGGTAAAATATGCCGGCAGGCACTATTCCTGGAGGAAGGGCTATTGTATAGCAGCTATGAAGAAACAAAATATACCGCCACTACCTGGTTTATGAAGGAAAATGAGTTTGTGATTTCCGTAGAAAGTTTCCTCCGGCAAAAACCCTCCACCGAAACCATCACCGCACTGGAAGACTGTGTAGCCGCAGGCTTGTCTTATGAGCATCTGAAACAACTGCTGACACGGCACCCCTGCTTCCAGCATATTTATACCCATCTCATCGAACATTATTATATCCAGAGCGAAAAGCGGGCTTTTAATCTGCGTAAGCGGGAAGCTACCGACCGTTATAAATTCCTGCTGCAACACCATGCAGAAATCATTCAACGGGTACCTTTAAGCCTGATAGCGTCTTATCTGTGTATCAACCTGGAAACCCTCAGCCGTATCCGGAGCAAAATCTGA
- a CDS encoding FecR family protein, translated as MELHELAPLLQQYRNGTATPEEIRLVEAWLLRTEKTTAYLSPAEKSSTEDRILRKLRAHIGVPPAKRRRLFPPVFIRIAAMFILIAGAGYSLHQYRYHLLDYFDPIPQLTISSGPYNLQQVVLSDSTRVTLAPNSRLTYPARYRGPLREITFTGKGYFSVAKNPAQPFVVHTGNLQVQVLGTSFVVSNQPQDNIVAVSVLTGKVQVRHQQQSLGILTAHKALRFNKTSGQSLLSEMEPAPQMDWINKRLVFNTTPLPEVWKTLESQYHITIQVPISVVKEKVFTGEFTAKDSFTAILDIITISTGLQYQSLNDSTIKIY; from the coding sequence ATGGAGTTACACGAACTAGCACCCCTTTTACAACAATACAGGAATGGAACAGCTACCCCGGAAGAGATCCGGCTGGTAGAAGCCTGGTTGCTGCGAACAGAAAAGACAACTGCCTATCTCTCCCCCGCTGAAAAAAGCAGCACGGAAGATCGTATACTCCGTAAGTTAAGGGCCCACATCGGGGTACCGCCTGCCAAACGCAGGCGCTTATTCCCTCCTGTTTTTATTCGTATAGCCGCCATGTTTATCCTGATAGCAGGTGCAGGTTATTCCCTGCATCAATATCGTTATCACTTGCTGGATTATTTCGATCCCATTCCGCAATTAACCATCAGCAGTGGTCCCTATAACCTGCAACAGGTAGTACTCTCCGATAGTACCCGGGTAACACTTGCGCCCAACAGCCGGCTTACCTATCCTGCAAGATACCGGGGACCGTTGCGGGAAATCACCTTCACCGGCAAAGGTTATTTCAGCGTGGCTAAAAATCCGGCACAACCATTTGTAGTACATACCGGCAACCTGCAGGTGCAGGTACTGGGTACTTCCTTTGTAGTCAGCAATCAGCCACAGGACAACATCGTAGCCGTGAGTGTATTGACAGGGAAAGTGCAGGTACGCCATCAGCAGCAATCACTGGGTATTCTTACCGCTCATAAAGCCCTTCGTTTTAATAAAACAAGCGGCCAATCGCTGCTTAGTGAAATGGAACCGGCTCCGCAAATGGATTGGATCAACAAACGTCTGGTATTTAATACCACCCCGTTACCGGAAGTATGGAAGACACTGGAAAGCCAGTACCACATTACAATTCAAGTACCCATCAGTGTCGTGAAAGAGAAAGTATTTACCGGTGAATTTACAGCCAAAGATTCCTTCACTGCCATACTGGATATCATTACCATCTCAACAGGTTTACAATATCAGTCATTGAATGATAGCACCATAAAAATCTATTAA